The Methylomusa anaerophila genome has a segment encoding these proteins:
- a CDS encoding nitrogenase component 1, with the protein MSGFIEQPRYSCALGAQQSVTAIKRAVPILHSGPGCGDKINRLLGQGEGYAGGNTVPCTNASEAEIVFGGEEKLGSVIEGAFKVIDADLYVVLTGCTSDIIGDDIGQVTSRYQDLDKPIVYAETGGFKSNNYVSHETVVKAIIDQYVDKFKAGTGKIKGLANVFATIPYQDPFWNGNLEEIKRILEGIGLKVNILFGSESRGVQEWKTIPQAEFNIVVSAWPGLGIAKHLENKYGTSYIHFPYLPIGGVETTKFLRQVADFAALDKDKTEAFIKKEEEKFYMHIERMADFMLEFRYGLPRRFYTILDASYAVGLSKYLLNELGILPARQFIVDDTPEEFQAAIQEQFKNISELRSATVGFLVDAGAIQEEIRADAHKHRALILGSGWERDLAREIGADLLIVSVPVAYRLILNCGYAGYNGGLRVIEDIYDKVLDTYR; encoded by the coding sequence ATGTCGGGTTTTATTGAGCAGCCGCGATATTCATGCGCGCTGGGCGCGCAACAGTCGGTAACAGCCATAAAAAGAGCTGTGCCTATTTTGCATTCCGGTCCTGGCTGCGGTGACAAAATCAACAGGCTGCTGGGACAAGGCGAAGGCTATGCCGGCGGGAACACCGTGCCTTGCACCAACGCCAGTGAAGCGGAGATTGTTTTTGGCGGCGAAGAGAAATTGGGAAGCGTGATTGAAGGCGCCTTTAAGGTGATCGATGCCGACCTTTATGTAGTACTCACCGGTTGCACTTCCGATATTATCGGCGACGACATCGGACAAGTAACCAGTAGATATCAAGACCTGGATAAACCGATTGTATATGCGGAAACAGGCGGTTTCAAAAGCAATAATTATGTAAGCCATGAGACGGTGGTTAAGGCGATTATCGACCAATATGTGGACAAATTCAAGGCGGGGACCGGGAAAATCAAAGGTCTGGCCAACGTATTCGCCACTATTCCCTATCAAGATCCCTTTTGGAACGGTAATTTGGAAGAAATCAAACGAATATTGGAAGGCATCGGACTTAAAGTCAATATCCTTTTTGGTTCAGAATCCCGGGGGGTACAGGAGTGGAAGACCATCCCGCAGGCCGAGTTTAATATTGTTGTCAGCGCCTGGCCGGGTCTGGGGATTGCCAAACATCTGGAAAATAAATACGGCACATCCTATATTCATTTTCCCTATCTGCCAATCGGCGGGGTGGAAACAACGAAATTTTTGCGGCAGGTTGCTGATTTTGCCGCTCTTGACAAAGATAAAACGGAAGCTTTTATAAAAAAGGAAGAAGAAAAGTTCTACATGCATATTGAGCGAATGGCCGACTTCATGCTTGAATTCAGATACGGCCTGCCCCGGCGGTTTTATACAATTCTAGATGCTTCTTACGCTGTCGGCCTTTCCAAATATCTGCTGAACGAGCTTGGCATTCTTCCGGCCAGGCAGTTTATTGTTGATGATACGCCGGAAGAATTTCAGGCGGCTATTCAAGAGCAGTTTAAAAATATCTCTGAATTGCGTTCGGCTACGGTTGGTTTTTTAGTGGATGCCGGTGCTATTCAAGAAGAAATCAGGGCCGATGCCCACAAACACAGGGCATTGATTCTCGGCAGCGGCTGGGAAAGGGATTTGGCCCGCGAGATAGGCGCCGATCTTCTGATAGTCAGTGTCCCTGTTGCTTACCGGCTGATTTTAAATTGCGGCTATGCCGGTTACAACGGGGGGCTTAGAGTCATAGAGGATATCTATGACAAAGTACTGGATACATACAGATAA
- a CDS encoding Uma2 family endonuclease, translating to MGSNAIRNDRVYTYADYLNWPENERWEIIDGVAYMMAPPSTEHQRIVGRLFNEFANHLNLKGKTCEVFIAPFGVTFDKQTSNDKNTYAVEPDITVICDKSNITEKGCKGSPDLIIEVLSPATASIDIIKKRRLYEQNGVLEYWIVDPVHQIISRLYLNEELSKYRESEYFSRDNTITPIIFPELQINLKDIFPETQKQG from the coding sequence ATGGGCAGTAACGCCATCAGGAATGATAGAGTTTATACTTATGCCGACTACCTAAATTGGCCCGAGAATGAACGGTGGGAGATTATTGACGGCGTAGCATACATGATGGCTCCGCCATCAACCGAGCATCAAAGAATTGTAGGCAGGTTATTTAATGAATTTGCCAACCATTTAAATTTAAAAGGTAAAACATGCGAGGTTTTCATAGCGCCTTTTGGCGTTACCTTCGATAAACAAACCAGCAATGACAAAAATACTTATGCAGTAGAACCGGATATAACGGTGATTTGTGATAAGTCTAATATCACAGAGAAAGGCTGCAAAGGCAGTCCGGATCTAATTATTGAAGTTCTGTCACCCGCAACAGCCAGCATTGATATCATTAAGAAACGCAGACTCTATGAACAAAACGGTGTTTTGGAATATTGGATCGTGGATCCGGTACATCAGATAATAAGCAGGCTTTACTTGAATGAGGAACTATCCAAATATAGAGAATCAGAGTATTTCAGCCGCGACAATACTATAACTCCAATAATCTTCCCCGAATTGCAAATAAACCTTAAAGACATATTTCCGGAAACACAGAAGCAGGGCTAA
- a CDS encoding ABC transporter substrate-binding protein — protein MYHRLFSRNIVLLALVLATAFAVAGCGQKDEKAAKSATPGVVEITELRYQGWTGQVTLAELAEDLGYLAPIKLKWVGNTISGPQDIQATATGDIDFGSAFTGSVIGLKAANAPVKAVISSNGVNEKSHGSLVVLQDSPIKEARDLIGKKIAVNTLGAHHEVMIKSYLRKAGLTEDEIRKVELVVTPPANTEQALRQGQVEASFMTGFWRDKAMERGSVRSVVTDYQLFGNFNSSCLVMSEKFIKENPNTVKKFVEGLAKAIEWANTTPRDEVVDRMENIINKRKRNENTEGVKYWRHTGIASKGGVISEGDLKIWIDWLVQEGKLKEGQVKVSSVYTNDFNPFRDR, from the coding sequence ATGTACCATAGGCTTTTTAGCAGGAATATTGTTTTATTGGCGCTGGTTCTGGCAACTGCGTTTGCTGTGGCAGGCTGCGGACAGAAAGATGAAAAGGCGGCCAAGAGCGCTACTCCGGGTGTAGTGGAGATAACTGAATTGCGCTACCAGGGCTGGACGGGCCAGGTTACACTGGCGGAATTGGCGGAAGACCTGGGCTATTTAGCTCCTATTAAGCTAAAATGGGTTGGTAATACCATCAGCGGCCCGCAGGACATCCAGGCGACGGCAACCGGTGATATTGATTTTGGCTCGGCTTTTACCGGTTCAGTTATTGGCTTGAAAGCAGCCAATGCGCCGGTTAAAGCAGTTATTAGCAGTAATGGCGTGAATGAAAAATCGCATGGGTCGCTGGTTGTGTTGCAAGACAGCCCGATCAAAGAGGCCCGGGATCTAATCGGCAAAAAAATTGCCGTTAATACCCTTGGTGCCCACCATGAAGTTATGATTAAATCGTATCTGCGTAAAGCGGGTTTAACAGAAGATGAAATTCGTAAAGTAGAACTGGTTGTTACGCCACCGGCCAATACCGAACAGGCCCTGCGGCAGGGGCAGGTTGAAGCCTCCTTTATGACAGGTTTCTGGCGGGACAAAGCCATGGAACGGGGTAGTGTCCGTTCTGTTGTTACTGACTATCAACTATTTGGTAATTTCAATTCCAGTTGCCTTGTTATGTCGGAAAAGTTTATTAAAGAGAACCCTAACACGGTCAAAAAATTTGTCGAAGGGCTGGCTAAAGCTATTGAATGGGCGAATACTACGCCGCGGGATGAAGTTGTAGACAGGATGGAAAATATTATTAACAAGCGAAAACGTAATGAAAATACTGAAGGGGTAAAATATTGGCGGCATACAGGCATAGCCAGCAAAGGCGGCGTAATTTCCGAGGGTGATCTTAAAATCTGGATTGACTGGCTGGTGCAGGAAGGAAAACTTAAAGAAGGCCAGGTAAAAGTGAGCAGTGTGTATACAAATGATTTTAATCCGTTTCGTGACCGCTGA
- a CDS encoding Na-translocating system protein MpsC family protein yields the protein MDIKQYPGRNLASKEQQLEREFAKFIKEQISRGPKKIEVKIANDTVICLIDGFLTKAEELIVESGHWDKVMVYRCLYVTKCVNGIEEILQLILKKKIRFFFPSWIPERNLACWTIYLD from the coding sequence ATGGATATTAAACAATATCCGGGGCGGAATCTTGCTTCTAAGGAGCAACAACTGGAGAGAGAATTCGCCAAATTTATCAAAGAACAAATTAGCAGGGGGCCAAAAAAGATAGAAGTAAAAATAGCCAATGATACAGTAATTTGTTTGATTGACGGATTTTTAACCAAAGCTGAGGAATTGATTGTGGAATCCGGGCACTGGGATAAGGTTATGGTCTATCGTTGCTTGTATGTAACTAAATGTGTCAATGGGATTGAAGAAATTCTTCAGTTGATACTAAAGAAGAAAATCAGATTTTTTTTCCCCAGTTGGATTCCGGAAAGAAACTTAGCTTGCTGGACAATATATTTGGATTAA
- a CDS encoding radical SAM protein has product MSITTVKKNEMDNYNGDISQEAIKKALYQELELKIELFVEGISFKADDVKQFEIGTKYQEQIHILFDMDKAHHSGFLLPAIFYLPHGLRVNFRWDPQSKYRLVAENGRPVIYKQQERIAEIEFYKRPELLDYKTSDGEPFGHIAAFIPEGGVGVCYSNECALKETDEDCLYCNINSTAGAYSQENIFIKTPRQVAEVVAAAYKQGRGNHVNVTGGFIPERRELDYYADVAEEIKELTGLDDFNGTAVIGAPVDYRGVEKYKEAGYRTIALNIEIWEENIFKAICPGKEKRCGGRTNWVKALEYAAEVFGKGKVRSNIVAGIEPKQSILEGVEYLASKGVICFAGAWCPNPGSKLEGHRTPETAWHFDLTKKAAAIHRKYGFTIDQLYDCSANSTAIHDAYRIETEQFEGLQLSQYKFPQL; this is encoded by the coding sequence ATGTCAATAACTACTGTGAAAAAAAATGAAATGGATAATTATAACGGGGATATTTCGCAAGAAGCCATTAAGAAAGCGTTATATCAAGAACTTGAACTGAAAATTGAACTGTTTGTCGAGGGCATTAGCTTTAAGGCCGATGATGTAAAACAGTTCGAAATCGGTACAAAGTACCAGGAACAAATTCATATCCTTTTTGATATGGATAAGGCCCATCACTCAGGCTTTTTACTGCCTGCTATCTTCTATTTGCCGCACGGGCTTCGGGTTAATTTTCGCTGGGATCCGCAATCCAAGTATCGGCTGGTTGCGGAAAACGGGAGGCCGGTTATCTATAAACAGCAAGAGCGAATTGCCGAAATCGAATTTTACAAACGACCGGAGTTGCTTGATTATAAAACCAGCGACGGGGAACCGTTCGGACATATCGCTGCGTTTATTCCGGAGGGTGGCGTAGGTGTTTGCTATAGTAATGAGTGTGCGTTAAAGGAAACAGACGAAGATTGCTTGTATTGCAATATTAATTCAACTGCCGGAGCCTACAGCCAGGAAAACATTTTCATAAAAACTCCCCGACAGGTAGCCGAGGTTGTAGCTGCAGCCTATAAGCAAGGGCGTGGCAATCATGTCAATGTTACTGGTGGATTTATCCCGGAACGCCGGGAACTGGATTACTATGCCGATGTAGCGGAAGAAATAAAGGAACTCACGGGGCTTGATGATTTCAACGGCACGGCAGTCATTGGCGCTCCGGTGGATTATCGTGGTGTGGAAAAATATAAAGAAGCCGGCTACCGGACTATCGCCTTGAATATTGAGATTTGGGAGGAGAACATCTTCAAAGCTATTTGCCCGGGGAAGGAGAAGCGCTGTGGTGGCCGGACTAACTGGGTGAAAGCGCTGGAATATGCCGCAGAGGTCTTTGGCAAAGGGAAAGTTCGTTCTAATATCGTGGCCGGCATTGAACCAAAGCAGTCTATTCTTGAAGGTGTGGAATATCTTGCGTCCAAAGGGGTGATTTGCTTTGCCGGCGCCTGGTGCCCCAATCCGGGGTCCAAGCTCGAAGGACACCGGACACCTGAAACGGCATGGCATTTTGATTTGACCAAAAAGGCAGCAGCCATTCATCGTAAATATGGGTTTACAATCGACCAGTTATATGATTGTTCGGCCAACAGTACCGCAATACATGATGCTTACCGGATTGAAACCGAACAATTTGAAGGTCTTCAATTGTCTCAGTACAAGTTTCCTCAGCTGTAG
- a CDS encoding SMR family transporter: protein MQWVFLGIAILLEVCGTTLMKLSDGFTKMIYAAPIVSCGRLTWGQLAAIINIIFLRD from the coding sequence ATGCAATGGGTATTTTTGGGTATCGCCATATTGCTGGAAGTTTGCGGAACAACTTTAATGAAACTGTCTGATGGATTTACAAAAATGATATATGCTGCTCCCATCGTGTCGTGTGGGCGACTTACATGGGGACAGTTAGCTGCTATTATAAATATAATATTTCTAAGAGATTAG
- a CDS encoding nitrogenase component 1, which translates to MSVINLKESEVQVREVRLGSITGFEGTAGQLVQCARSGSLKDSVRSFSQCMGCSSINAFCQLCMIQDAAVINHAPVGCAGDVFCFNFVYRVGQMERKLPPAIGRYFSTNIQEQDTIFGATQKLADTIRAVYQRVGPNAIFITTSCASGIIGDDVEGVANDLAAELGIPVVACFCEGFKSKIWTTGFDSAYHSIVRKIVKPPQKKSNKVNIINFWGSRIFDELLNPLGYEADYIVPFSTIAQLEHISEAAATIQICPTLGTYIGAALEQVYGVPEIKSPPAYGIAGTDQWLRELGRVLDRQTEIEEIIAKEHERVLPKLREYREKLQGKTAYLTAGAAHGHSLIAVLRELGMEVQGAAIFHHDPIYDSGDIASDALAHDVNTYGDVPNYNVCNKQAYELVNILNRVRPDIMIARHGGMTLWGAKLGIPTLLIGDEQFGFGYQGVLNYAERILETLDNKEFVTNLAKHSTMPYRKWWLEQNPFSFLRGDLDVGFY; encoded by the coding sequence ATGAGTGTCATTAACCTCAAAGAATCAGAGGTCCAAGTCCGGGAAGTTCGCCTTGGCTCTATCACAGGGTTTGAGGGAACCGCCGGCCAACTGGTTCAATGTGCGCGGAGCGGCAGCCTTAAAGACAGCGTAAGAAGTTTCAGCCAGTGTATGGGCTGCAGTTCCATCAATGCTTTTTGCCAGCTTTGTATGATCCAGGATGCTGCCGTTATTAATCATGCTCCGGTGGGATGTGCGGGGGATGTTTTTTGTTTTAATTTTGTATACCGGGTAGGGCAGATGGAAAGAAAGCTGCCGCCGGCAATCGGAAGGTATTTTAGCACCAATATTCAGGAACAGGATACCATTTTCGGGGCGACGCAAAAACTGGCGGATACCATCCGGGCGGTCTACCAAAGAGTGGGCCCCAACGCCATATTCATTACAACGTCCTGCGCTTCAGGAATTATTGGCGATGATGTGGAAGGGGTGGCGAACGATTTGGCGGCCGAGCTTGGCATTCCTGTTGTCGCCTGCTTTTGTGAAGGATTTAAATCAAAAATTTGGACGACAGGCTTTGATTCGGCATACCATTCCATCGTCAGAAAGATAGTAAAGCCGCCGCAAAAAAAGTCCAATAAGGTTAACATTATAAATTTTTGGGGCAGCCGTATATTCGATGAATTGTTAAACCCGTTAGGGTATGAAGCAGATTATATAGTGCCATTTTCAACCATAGCCCAACTGGAGCATATTTCCGAAGCAGCGGCTACCATTCAGATTTGTCCGACTCTGGGCACTTATATCGGCGCCGCGCTGGAGCAGGTTTATGGCGTGCCGGAAATCAAGTCGCCCCCGGCTTACGGGATAGCGGGTACGGATCAATGGCTGCGGGAACTGGGCAGAGTTCTTGACCGGCAAACAGAGATAGAGGAAATTATTGCCAAAGAACATGAGCGCGTGTTGCCAAAGCTCAGGGAATATCGTGAAAAACTTCAGGGGAAGACGGCCTATCTTACGGCAGGAGCCGCGCACGGGCACTCGTTGATCGCTGTTTTAAGAGAACTGGGTATGGAAGTCCAGGGCGCCGCTATTTTCCATCATGACCCCATTTATGACAGCGGGGATATTGCTTCCGATGCCCTGGCCCATGATGTGAATACCTATGGCGACGTTCCCAATTATAATGTTTGCAACAAGCAAGCCTATGAACTGGTCAATATTTTGAACAGGGTGAGACCGGACATCATGATTGCCAGGCACGGCGGCATGACGTTGTGGGGGGCAAAGCTGGGGATTCCGACTCTTTTAATCGGGGATGAGCAGTTCGGCTTTGGCTATCAGGGGGTGCTCAATTATGCGGAACGAATCCTGGAAACCCTTGATAATAAAGAATTTGTAACTAATCTTGCCAAACACAGTACCATGCCTTACCGCAAATGGTGGTTGGAGCAAAATCCATTCTCTTTTCTCAGGGGTGACCTAGATGTCGGGTTTTATTGA
- a CDS encoding radical SAM protein, giving the protein MSDLKKQLYKELEIKNALFVEGVNVNPMIFQNLDLGGKYQEQVHVLFEMDHHPHVGIDFPVGFTSPGGLKLAFRWDTRSPYAIHYDDGKYYLTHNGQELFPTEFLKRPKYYNLKTSDGAEMSQVATYNREGAIFVAYSNECSLKEKGQDCLYCNINATKDTYAEKQGIFWKSPKQIGETAAAAYNEGARHITISGGFIPERREVDYYIDVAEAIREHTGLADFNGTGVIGAPLDLDVIDRYKEAGYRTIAMNIEIWDKNIFKSICPGKEAQCGGWDHWRMALEYAVEVFGHGRVRSNIVAGIEPKQSTLEGIEYLAAKGVACFAGAWCPNPGSALEGHRSPEPEWHFDLARKVAAIFRKAGFTYDQLYDCSAAPTTLCHDIYKIEDELLPVFQEKTA; this is encoded by the coding sequence ATGAGCGACCTGAAAAAGCAACTTTACAAAGAATTGGAAATTAAAAACGCCCTGTTTGTTGAGGGCGTCAATGTCAACCCGATGATTTTTCAAAATCTTGATTTAGGTGGTAAGTATCAGGAGCAGGTTCATGTCTTGTTTGAAATGGACCATCACCCTCATGTTGGAATCGATTTTCCCGTTGGGTTTACTTCTCCCGGCGGGTTAAAGCTGGCTTTCCGGTGGGATACCCGGTCCCCATACGCAATTCATTATGATGATGGGAAATATTACCTGACTCATAATGGCCAGGAACTTTTCCCAACTGAGTTTTTAAAACGTCCCAAGTACTATAACTTAAAAACATCCGACGGTGCGGAAATGTCCCAGGTGGCTACGTACAATAGGGAAGGCGCTATCTTTGTTGCCTACAGTAATGAATGCTCCCTGAAAGAAAAAGGCCAGGACTGCCTGTATTGCAACATTAATGCCACCAAAGATACTTATGCCGAAAAACAAGGGATTTTTTGGAAGAGTCCGAAGCAAATTGGCGAGACCGCCGCTGCCGCCTACAACGAAGGAGCCAGGCACATCACTATTTCCGGCGGCTTTATACCCGAGCGCAGAGAAGTGGACTACTATATAGATGTAGCGGAGGCCATTAGGGAGCACACCGGTCTGGCCGACTTTAACGGCACAGGGGTTATTGGAGCTCCTTTAGATCTTGACGTCATCGACAGGTACAAGGAAGCGGGCTATCGGACCATAGCCATGAACATTGAGATTTGGGATAAGAATATCTTTAAGAGCATTTGCCCGGGGAAAGAAGCCCAATGTGGCGGCTGGGATCACTGGCGCATGGCGCTTGAATATGCCGTGGAGGTTTTTGGTCATGGGCGGGTAAGGTCGAATATTGTAGCCGGAATTGAGCCCAAACAATCAACCCTGGAAGGTATCGAATACCTTGCCGCCAAAGGAGTGGCCTGCTTTGCCGGAGCTTGGTGTCCCAATCCCGGTTCCGCCCTGGAGGGTCACCGTTCGCCCGAGCCCGAGTGGCATTTCGATCTGGCCAGGAAAGTTGCCGCAATCTTCAGAAAGGCCGGTTTCACTTATGATCAACTATACGACTGCTCAGCGGCTCCAACCACTTTGTGCCATGATATTTATAAAATCGAAGATGAATTATTACCGGTGTTTCAAGAGAAAACCGCTTAA
- a CDS encoding Crp/Fnr family transcriptional regulator: protein MDKPEAILRETLPPDEIAEFKALAYPMQVKAGYVLYSEGDYSNYIYFIETGHVKLYKSTSLGEIITLSIRKPGDVIGIAGVLTGRYRCVFAETIDICKIWRMKGESFIELLYARPRFAVRVAALLGKRLCDAEIAIANLTSMEVDRRLAWLLKDLAATASNPDGEKLRIAVKLTHQDIASMIGTCRQTVTTALGRLKEDGIINVGKRYIEIIDLNKLSNM, encoded by the coding sequence TTGGATAAGCCGGAAGCGATTTTGAGGGAGACACTGCCGCCCGATGAGATTGCAGAGTTTAAGGCTTTAGCTTACCCGATGCAGGTAAAAGCAGGGTATGTGCTTTATAGTGAGGGGGATTACTCGAACTATATCTACTTTATTGAAACCGGACATGTTAAGCTTTACAAAAGTACCAGCCTGGGGGAGATTATTACGTTATCAATACGCAAGCCGGGTGATGTGATTGGAATAGCCGGGGTATTGACAGGAAGGTATCGCTGCGTTTTTGCTGAGACCATTGATATTTGTAAAATATGGCGAATGAAAGGGGAATCTTTTATCGAACTGCTGTACGCACGCCCCCGGTTCGCTGTCCGGGTGGCTGCTCTGCTGGGAAAGCGCTTATGCGATGCCGAAATTGCCATAGCCAATTTGACATCTATGGAAGTGGACCGGCGTTTGGCCTGGCTGTTAAAGGATTTAGCCGCTACAGCTTCGAATCCGGACGGGGAAAAGCTCAGAATTGCTGTAAAATTAACTCATCAGGATATTGCCAGTATGATCGGAACATGCCGCCAGACAGTAACAACTGCTTTGGGGCGATTGAAAGAAGACGGAATTATCAATGTAGGTAAACGATATATCGAAATTATAGACTTAAATAAGTTGAGCAATATGTAA
- a CDS encoding ABC transporter substrate-binding protein yields the protein MNMRTKVLGSKVAVLILLALMIMLVLAGCGKKEEHAVVQNDKGALEKTEIKYQGWASQVLFPELAEDLGYLAPLKLKWVGNTISGPQDIQSVATGDIDFGGAFTGAIVNLKASNAPIKYVIGYYGVDDKSYYALVVNQDSPLKDGRDFIGKKIAVNTPAAHNEFIIKEYLRKQGLTEAEIKQVTLAVLPPVNAEQALRQGQVDGAILGGMFKDKAFDRGGVRTVFTDYDIFGKFTGGGYVFTEKFIRDNPNTVRKFVEATAKAIEWAKATPREEVIARMEKIIKERKRNEDASTVNYWRSTGVSGKGGLASDTEIQMWIDWLVKEGKLKAGQIKPSDVYTNEFNPYVNEK from the coding sequence ATGAACATGCGTACAAAAGTTTTGGGAAGCAAGGTTGCTGTTTTAATTTTGTTAGCTCTAATGATTATGCTTGTATTGGCAGGCTGCGGTAAAAAGGAAGAACATGCGGTAGTGCAAAATGATAAAGGCGCATTGGAGAAAACTGAAATAAAATATCAAGGTTGGGCCAGCCAGGTACTATTTCCTGAATTGGCAGAGGACTTGGGTTACCTGGCCCCACTAAAACTCAAATGGGTTGGAAATACCATCAGTGGACCGCAGGATATCCAGTCAGTAGCTACCGGAGATATTGATTTTGGTGGCGCTTTTACCGGGGCTATTGTAAATTTAAAAGCTTCAAATGCACCAATAAAATATGTTATTGGTTACTATGGTGTGGATGATAAATCTTATTATGCTTTGGTGGTTAATCAAGATAGTCCACTGAAGGACGGGCGTGACTTTATTGGTAAAAAGATTGCCGTTAATACTCCCGCTGCGCATAATGAATTTATCATTAAAGAGTACTTGCGTAAACAAGGTTTAACAGAAGCAGAAATCAAGCAGGTTACTTTAGCGGTTCTACCACCGGTAAATGCCGAGCAGGCATTACGGCAAGGGCAGGTTGACGGGGCGATTTTAGGCGGAATGTTTAAAGACAAAGCTTTCGACAGAGGCGGTGTTCGCACAGTTTTCACTGATTATGACATATTCGGAAAATTTACCGGCGGTGGCTATGTTTTTACTGAAAAATTTATTAGGGACAACCCCAATACTGTGAGGAAATTTGTTGAAGCAACGGCTAAAGCAATCGAATGGGCCAAAGCTACTCCGCGGGAAGAAGTGATTGCCCGTATGGAGAAGATCATTAAAGAGAGAAAGAGAAATGAAGATGCTTCAACAGTAAATTATTGGAGGAGTACAGGGGTATCGGGCAAAGGCGGCCTGGCTTCCGATACGGAAATACAAATGTGGATTGACTGGTTGGTAAAAGAGGGTAAGCTTAAGGCAGGCCAGATTAAACCGTCGGATGTATATACAAATGAATTCAATCCGTATGTCAATGAAAAATAA
- a CDS encoding ABC transporter permease: protein MTNVRVVGVLQEKNTAYKIRGIEGFRLAGTLLKKTVAILVLLILWEVAPQTGLADRTFLPPLSDVLKAWWQLLQSGELADHVISSLVRAWGGYFLAIAYGIPLGIAMGWYKVVSEVLNPLVETFRNTAALALFPLFILLLGIGEVSKIAIVVYACSWPILLNTIGGVKNVDPLLIKSARSMGVSHFTLFYKVILPAAVPSIFTGIRLSGATSILVLVAAEMIGAKAGLGYLIIYSQYSFQVPNMYAGIITISIIGLLVNKTLIYLEKKFTIWKPEVSI from the coding sequence ATGACTAATGTCAGAGTAGTTGGTGTTTTACAGGAAAAAAATACGGCTTATAAAATTAGGGGAATCGAGGGATTTAGACTGGCTGGTACATTGCTCAAAAAAACTGTGGCGATTTTAGTGTTGCTTATTCTCTGGGAAGTAGCACCGCAAACAGGCTTGGCTGATAGAACCTTTCTTCCGCCGCTATCAGATGTACTTAAAGCATGGTGGCAACTGTTGCAGTCAGGCGAATTGGCTGATCATGTTATATCTAGTTTGGTACGGGCCTGGGGCGGGTACTTTTTGGCCATAGCTTATGGTATCCCCCTTGGAATTGCCATGGGCTGGTATAAAGTGGTTTCCGAGGTATTAAATCCGCTTGTCGAAACTTTTAGAAATACCGCGGCCCTGGCCTTATTCCCGCTGTTTATTTTGTTACTGGGAATCGGCGAAGTGTCCAAAATTGCCATTGTAGTTTACGCCTGCTCCTGGCCTATCCTGTTGAACACCATCGGCGGGGTGAAAAATGTTGACCCCTTACTGATTAAATCAGCCCGGTCCATGGGAGTATCCCATTTTACACTCTTTTATAAGGTTATTTTACCCGCAGCCGTTCCGTCAATTTTTACCGGGATCAGGCTGTCAGGAGCCACGTCCATTCTGGTACTGGTGGCGGCTGAAATGATTGGCGCCAAAGCCGGTCTTGGTTATTTGATTATTTATTCCCAATACAGCTTCCAAGTTCCCAATATGTATGCCGGGATTATAACGATCTCTATCATTGGGTTGCTTGTGAATAAAACGCTGATTTATTTGGAAAAAAAGTTTACCATATGGAAACCCGAGGTTAGTATTTAA